One genomic region from Nilaparvata lugens isolate BPH chromosome 3, ASM1435652v1, whole genome shotgun sequence encodes:
- the LOC120350552 gene encoding uncharacterized protein LOC120350552, producing the protein MGDMCGRRSGLLFHSAGNVLGLLVVCAQWYGLSLYLMGVILSLAGGVVWLLLAFCRVRCDFSLDILGWCSNLLQERVYGERLPSGFLSEQRYEKWEFLSRGRHRPYALPMFRPPALGLPTDPPPECSSPPPASKINHPVHWDGNRRMRWQMRMAANNWVRCLRCPTDLD; encoded by the exons ATGGGAGATAtgtgcggtcggcggtccgggctgctcttccactcggcgggcaacgtccttggactcctggtggtCTGCGCGCagtggtacgggctgtccctctacttGATGGGTGTCATCCTCAGCTTGGCGGGTGGTGTCGTCTGGCTCCTCTTGGCGTTCTGCAGGGTGCGGTGCGACttcagtcttgacattctcg GATGGTGTTCCAATCTATTGCAGGAGCGGGTGTATGGCGAACGGTTACCTTCTGGTTTTTTATCCGAGCAACGGTAcgagaaatgggagttcctgtCTCGGGGGCGTCAtcgtccgtatgctctcccgatgtttcgtcctccggctcttgggctgcCAACGGATCCTCCACCagaatgcagctctcctccacctgcgtcgaagataaatcatccagtacattgggatggaaatcggcggatgcggtggcagatgcggatggcggcgaacaattGGGTGAGATGTCttcggtgtccgacagacttggattga